One region of Aurantimonas sp. HBX-1 genomic DNA includes:
- a CDS encoding ABC transporter ATP-binding protein: MSELVIAGLGRVFPAVKGGKPTVALQPTDLTVPSDDFVTILGPSGCGKSTLLRIIAGLDRPTTGTVTLDGEAITGPGPDRGMVFQSYTLFPWLSVADNIAFGLREKRMGEAEKREIVGFYVDQVGLKGFEKHWPKQLSGGMQQRTAIARALANDPKILLLDEPFGALDNQTRGLMQELLLGIWEREHKMVLFVTHDIEEAIFVGSRVVTMSARPGRIKSILPVDLPHPRHYRMKSSPEFSEMRARLTEEIRAEAIQADRGELARS; this comes from the coding sequence GTGAGCGAACTCGTCATCGCCGGCCTCGGCCGGGTGTTTCCCGCGGTCAAGGGCGGCAAGCCGACCGTCGCGCTGCAGCCGACCGACCTCACCGTGCCGTCGGACGACTTCGTCACCATTCTCGGCCCGTCCGGCTGCGGCAAGTCCACGCTGCTGCGCATCATCGCCGGGCTCGACCGGCCGACCACCGGCACCGTGACGCTGGACGGGGAGGCGATCACCGGCCCCGGGCCGGACCGCGGGATGGTGTTCCAGTCCTACACGCTGTTTCCCTGGCTGAGCGTTGCCGACAACATCGCCTTCGGCCTGCGCGAGAAGCGCATGGGCGAGGCCGAGAAGCGCGAGATCGTCGGCTTCTATGTCGACCAGGTCGGGCTCAAGGGCTTCGAGAAGCATTGGCCGAAACAGCTGTCGGGGGGCATGCAGCAGCGCACCGCGATCGCGCGGGCGCTTGCCAACGACCCGAAGATCCTGCTGCTGGACGAGCCCTTCGGCGCGCTCGACAACCAGACGCGCGGGCTCATGCAGGAACTCCTGCTCGGCATCTGGGAGCGCGAGCACAAGATGGTGCTGTTCGTCACCCACGACATCGAGGAGGCGATCTTCGTCGGCTCGCGGGTGGTGACGATGTCGGCGCGGCCGGGCCGGATCAAGTCGATCCTGCCCGTCGACCTGCCGCATCCGCGCCACTACAGGATGAAGTCGAGCCCGGAATTCAGCGAGATGCGCGCCCGGCTGACCGAGGAGATCCGCGCCGAGGCGATCCAGGCCGATCGCGGCGAACTGGCCCGCTCATAG
- a CDS encoding GntR family transcriptional regulator — MKPVARSSFRVIKDEIARRIGDQTWKAGALIPGEEALAAEFGAARATVNRALQELARAGLIERKRKVGTRVALHPVRQARFAIPLVAQEVAAAGAAYRYVLLAREARAADARDAERLGVAPGDMVLHLECLHLADERPYQFEDRLINPDAAPRALEESFETLGPNEWLVGAAPFSRAEFTFLAALPTAREAKILDVGISEPVFVGERRTWLLARPITAVRMVHPQSHRLTTRL; from the coding sequence ATGAAACCCGTCGCCCGATCCTCGTTCCGCGTGATCAAGGACGAGATCGCCAGGCGCATCGGCGACCAGACCTGGAAGGCCGGCGCGCTGATCCCCGGCGAGGAGGCGCTGGCTGCCGAGTTCGGCGCAGCCAGGGCGACCGTCAACCGGGCGCTGCAGGAACTGGCGCGCGCCGGGCTGATCGAGCGCAAGCGCAAGGTCGGCACCCGCGTCGCGCTGCATCCCGTCCGCCAGGCCCGTTTCGCCATTCCGCTCGTCGCCCAGGAGGTCGCCGCGGCCGGCGCCGCCTATCGCTACGTGCTGCTGGCGCGGGAAGCCCGGGCGGCGGATGCACGGGACGCCGAACGCCTGGGCGTCGCGCCCGGCGACATGGTTCTGCACCTCGAATGCCTGCATCTCGCCGACGAGCGCCCCTATCAGTTCGAGGATCGGCTGATCAATCCGGATGCCGCACCGCGCGCGCTGGAGGAAAGCTTTGAGACCCTGGGGCCGAACGAATGGCTCGTCGGTGCCGCCCCCTTCTCGCGGGCCGAATTCACCTTCCTCGCCGCTCTGCCGACGGCGCGCGAGGCGAAGATCCTCGACGTCGGGATCAGCGAGCCGGTCTTCGTCGGCGAGCGGCGCACATGGCTGCTTGCCCGGCCGATCACCGCGGTGCGCATGGTGCACCCGCAGAGCCACCGGCTGACGACCCGTCTATGA